In Streptomyces venezuelae, the sequence CAGCCGGGATCGGCCCCCTGCTCGCCGGTCAGCCACTGCGACCACGGCTCCAGCTTCGAGGGCCAGAACGCGTCCGCCGCCGGCCGGACCTGGAGGACCACCGCGTTCAGGCGCCGCTCGACGGCGGTGTCGAGGAGGTCGAGCAGCTCGGCGCGCTGCCGCGCCGCGGAGAGTCCGCTCTCGGAGGGCCAGTCCACATTCGACACGGAGGCGATCCACATCCCCCGGAAGCCCGCGGCGGCCCGCCCCCCGCGGATCCCCCCGGAAGTCCGCGGCGCCGCGGCCGCCGACCCGGCCGTGGCGGCGGCGATCACCCCCACGGCTCCGGCCAGCAGTGCCCGTCGACCGATGTACGTCATGTGACATCTCCACTTCGCTGAGTGACATTGCACGGTGCCCGCTCAGCATGCCCGCCCCGGCCCGCCGCCCCGCGCAAGGTCGGGAGTAACGTCGGGGGGCGTGGCGGGCGCCGGAATCGTACGGGGGACCCGCCGACGGATGAGCTGCGAAAGGCACGAAGTGACTGACCTCCCTTCCGACATCACACGGGTCGGCGTAGTGGGCTGTGGCCAGATGGGTGCGGGTATCGCCGAGGTGTGCGCCCGTAGTGGCCTTGAGGTCAAGGTCGCCGAGACCACCGGCGAAGCCCTGGAGATCGGCCGGACCCGGCTGCACAACTCGCTGACCAAGGCCGCCGAACGCGGCAAGATCACCGAGGAGGAGCGGGACGCCACCCTGGCCCGCCTCACCTTCACCACCGACCTCGGCGAGTTCGCCGACCGAGACCTCGTCATCGAGGCCGTCGTCGAGAACGAGCAGGTCAAGACCGAGATCTTCCAGATCCTCGACCAGGTGATCACCCGCCCGGACGCGATCCTGGCCTCCAACACCTCCTCGATCCCGCTCGTCAAGCTGGCCGTCGCGACCTCGCGGCCGGACCAGGTCATCGGCATCCACTTCTTCAACCCGGCCCCGGTCCAGAAGCTCGTCGAGCTGATCCCGGCGCTGACCACGGGCGAGGAGACGGTCAAGCGGGCCGAGGCCCTGGTGCGGGACGTGCTGGGCAAGCACGCGGTCCGCGCCCAGGACCGGTCCGGGTTCGTCGTCAACGCGCTCCTCGTCCCGTACCTGCTGTCCGCGATCCGGATGTTCGAGTCGGGCATCGCCAGCCGCGAGGACATCGACAACGGCATGGAGCTGGGCTGCGCCCACCCGATGGGCCCGCTGAAGCTGTCCGACCTGATCGGTCTGGACACCATCGCGTCGATCGCCGACTCGATGTACGCGGAGTACAAGGAGCCGCTGTACGCCGCTCCCCCGCTGCTCCAGCGCATGGTCGACGCCGGCCGCCTGGGCCGCAAGACGGGCGCGGGCTTCTACCCGTACGGCTGACCCCTACGGCCGGCCCAGCCGCAGATGGTGCAGCAGGAGCAGCCCGGCCGCCATGTTGGCGGCCGGGATCTCCCCGCGGGCGATCATGTCCGGCACGAGCTTCAGCGGGACCCACTCCCGGCGTGAGGACTCGAAGTCGTCCTCGGGATGCCCGACGTACGTGGCCCCGTCCGCCCAGTAGAGGTGGTGCCGGGCATCGGTCAGCCCGTTGGACGGCTCGACGGTCATGAGGTGGTGGAGCGGGCCGGGACGCCAGCCGGACTCCTCCTCCATCTCCCGGGCCGCCGCGCACGCGATGTCCTCGCCGTCCTCGACCACCCCGGCGGGCAGTTCCCAGCCCCAGCTGTCGGTGATGAAACGGTGCCGCCAGAGCAGCAGCACCTCGTCGGCCCCGTTCACGGCCGTGGCGACGGCGACCGGACGCAGCCGGATCACGAAGTGGTCCAGGTGCCGGCCGTCGGGGAGTTCCACATCGGCGAGATTCACGTCGAACCAACGGTTCTTGTACACGGTCTGCTCACTCAGGTTCGTCCACTGCACGGTTGTGCCACCTTCCGTTCGAGTAGGTGGCAACATGGCAACACTCCGGCGCGTCACAGCGGAACGCGCAGCGCCCCGTCGATGAGCCGCGCGGTCTCCTCCGCGCCCGTACAACCGCTGGTCAGAAGCTGTTCGCGGACCGCCCGCAGCCGGTCGCGCAGCCGCAGCGACTCCATGCCCTTGGCCCGCTCGGCCATCTCGGCCGCGGACGCCGCGGCCCGGTCCGCCTCCCCCTGGCGCAGCTGGATCTCGCACAGCATCGCCAGCCGGTGCACCCGGCCGCGGTCGTGCGCCGGGGTGCCGACGGCGGCGGTCGCCTGGACCCGGGCGGCCTCCAGATCGCCCAGGCTGAGCAGCGCCTCGGCGACCTGGACGTTGACGAGCCCCGGCTGTACGTAGCCGGTCTCGTCCGGTTCGCTGCCCGGGGTGATCCGCTCCGCCGCCGCCTCCGCCTTGCGGATGCAGGCCAGTGCGGCCCGGGTGTCGCCGAGTTGGGCGTAGGCCTTGGCCTGCATCGCATACAGGTCGGCGGCCAGCGCCGGGGTGGTGTGCCGCCCGGCGGCCCGCAGGGCGGCCTCGGCGAAGGCGACGGCCTGGCGGTACTCCCGCAGGTGCAGGGACTGGTTGACGATCAGCGCGATGACGTACGCGCCGAGCCCCCGGTCCCCGCTCGCCTTGGCCAGGCGCAGGGCCTGGTGGAAGTAGCGCTGGGCCAGGCCGTGGGCGTCCGAGTCGTACGCGCAGATCCCGGCCACCGCCACCAGGGACCCCGTGGCGCGGTGCAGCCGGCGGCCGAGGTCGTCGGAGTAGCTCCCGCGCAGCATGGGCGCGGTCTCGTTGCCCAGGAAGCGGACGATCCGGTCCCGTGTGGCGAGACCGCCGGCCCGGCGGTACATCAGCTCGTAGTGCGCGCGGGCGGACTTCAGGATCTCGATGTGCTCGGGACCGATCGGGTGCGGGCCCTCGCGGGAGACGTCGGCGTCCTCGGGCGGATTCTCCCATTCCCACACGGGGATGACGGCGGGCGTCCCCGTGACCGCCTCGGCGGCCAGGAGCTGCGGCCGGGCCTGGACGTCGGAACGCCACAGCGCGGCGGCCCGGTCCACGAACCCGCTGAGGGGCGAGGCGTGCAGCGGAACGGGCCGGTCGGCCGCGCCCAGCCCGATGTCGTCCAGCCCGAGGGGCCTCCGCAGCCGCCCGCCGAGCACCTCGCAGATCAGGTCCGGGACCTGCCCCCGGGGCCGCTGCCCCTTCAACCACCGTGTCACGGCGGTGTGTTCGTAGCGCAGAGCGAGTCCGCGGGTGCGGCCTGCCTGGTTCACGTACGCGGCGAGTCCGGCGTGGGACATACCCGCCTCGGCGAGGAGGGCGTCGAGCAGGACATTGGGCTGCATGGGCCGCTCCAGGGGCTCGTCGGTCTCAGGCTAGTGGGTGCGCGGTTCACACGGGGTGTGAACCGCGTACGCGCATAAATGCGATGCGCACTCTGCCGCACGGACCCATGGAAGCGCTTCACTGAAGAGCCTCGCCAAGAGGTAGCTCGGGTCGTCGGCTCCCCCTCGTACAGTGCGACGACCCGTCACCGCGCCGCCCGTTCTGCTGTCTGCCCGACACTCCATGGCAGACGGGCGGCGCGTTCCGGCCCCGCCGGCGCCCGGTTGGTCGCCGCGCCCCGGCAGGGGCCGGGCCGAGAGCGCGCGCCGGGCTCATCCACCGGGCCCGGCGCGCGTGTCGGGGCCGGTGGTCAGGACCGGTCGCCGCAGAGCACCGGCAGGGTGACGTCGTCGGCGAGCCGCCCGCCGGTGTGCCGCGGCAGAGCGGCGTGCCCGCCCGCCTCCAGCCGCGCGGGCGTGGCCGCCGCCTCCCGCGCCGGGACGGCCACCGGTCCGCAGGACCAGCCGGACCGATGGTGCCGACCGGCCGGCCCCCATGGCACGGCCACCGCGGTTCTCACCCGAACGAGTGAGGGGCACGTCCGGTGTTCCGGACGTGCCCCTCACGCGGGTACGGAAGCGGCTACGCGCCCCGGAGCACCGCCCCGGTCCGCTCGCCCGCCAGGGCCACCGCCGCGTCACGCGCGGCCGTGGACTCCTCGGCGGTCAGCGTCCGGTCGGCCGCGCGGAAGCGCAGCGCGTAGGCCAGGGACTTCTTGCCCTCGCCCACCTGCTCACCGGTGAACACGTCGAACAGCCGCAGCGATTCGAGGAGTTCGCCCGCGCCCTTGCGCAGCGCGGCCTCCACCGAGGACGCCGGGACCGACGCGTCGACGATCAGCGCCACGTCCTGGGTCGCCACCGGGAAGGAGGAGATCCGCGGAGCCCGCAGGGCCTCGCCGCCGGCCGCCGCGAGGCGGTCCAGGTCGAGCTCCATCGCGCTGGTGCGGGCCGGCAGGCCCATCGCCTTGACCACGCGCGGGTGGAGCTCACCGGCGTGGCCGATGACCTGCTCGACCCCGTCGAGGGTGACGACCAGCTCGGCGCAGCGGCCCGGGTGCCAGGGGCCGTACTGGCCCTGGCGGACCACCAGCTCGGTGCCGGCCTCGGCGGCCAGCGCGCGGGCGGCCTGGACCGCGTCCGCCCAGCCGGCCGGACGGCCCTTGCCCCACCAGCCGGCCTGCTCGCGGGCACCGGCCAGCACGACCGCGGCGTACCGCGGCTGCGCGGGCAGGGCCGCGTTCAGGGTGGCGATCTCCTCGTCCGTGGGACGCCGGTCGACGGGCAGCCGTACGGCGACACCCGGCTGGGCGGCGGCCCGGAAGACCGAACCGGTCTCGAAGAGCGCGAGGTCGTGGCTGCCCCGGCTGTCGTTGCGGCGCAGCGCGCCGAGCAGACCCGGCAGCAGCGTGGTGCGCAGCGCCGGCTCCTCGTCGGAGATCGGGTTGACCAGCTTGACGACCTGGCGGGCCACGTCGTGCGCCGGGAGCTGGAGCTGGTCGAAGACGCCCTCGCCGATGAACGGGTAGCTGAGCGCCTCGACGTAGCCCGCGCCGGCCAGCGCACGGCCGACCCGGCGGTGCAGCTGCTGCCGGGCGGTCAGACCGCGGCCCGAGGGCACCTGCGGGAGGGTGGAGGGGAGGTTCCCGTAGCCCTCCAGCCGGATGACCTCTTCGGCGAGGTCGTTGGGCGCGGCGAGGTCGGGCCGCCACGAGGGGACGGTGACGACGAGCTCGTCCTGGCCGTAGACGTCGCAGCCGATCTCCTGGAGCCGGCGTACGACGGTCTCGCGGCCGTACTCCATGCCCGCCACCCGGTCCGGGTGGTCCGCGGGCATGGCGATGGTGCGCGGCGCGCCCGGGGCGATGACCTCGGTGACGCCCGCCTCGGCGGTGCCGCCCGCGAGCAGCACGAGCAGGTCGACGGTCCGCTGCGCGGCCGCGGCGGCGGCCTGCGGGTCGACGCCCCGCTCGAAGCGCTTGGACGCCTCGGAGGACAGCTTCAGGCGGCGGGCGGTGCGCGAGATCGCCACGGAGTCGAAGTGCGCTGCCTCGATGACGACGTCCGTGGTCCCCGTGACCTGGCCGGTCTCGGGGTCGGTGACGGAGTCGGCGATCTCGGTGTTGGCGCCGCCCATGACACCGGCGAGCCCGATCGGCCCGCTGTTGTCGGTGATCACCAGGTCCTCGGCGTCGAGCGTGCGCTTGACGCCGTCGAGGGTGGTGAACTTCTCGCCCTGCTCGGCGCGGCGGACACCGATGGTGCCCTCGATGCTGGAGCGGTCGTAGGCGTGCAGCGGCTGGCCGAGCTCCAGCATCACGTAGTTGGTGATGTCCACGGCGAGCGAGATCGGGCGCATGCCCGCCTTCTGCAGGCGGCGGGACAGCCAGATCGGGGAGCGCGCGTCGGGGTCGAGACCGGTGACCGTGCGGGCCGTGAAGCGGTCGCAGCCGGCCGGGTCGTCGACCTTGACGGGGTAGCCGTACGAGTTCGGCGCGGGCACGTCGAGCAGCGCCGGGTCGCGCAGCGGCAGCCCGTAGGCGGTGGCCGCCTCACGGGCGACACCGCGCATGGACATGCAGTAGCCGCGGTCCGGGGTGATGTCGATGTCGAGGACCTCGTCGACGAGCTGGAGCAGCTCGATCGCGTCGGTGCCGACCTCGTGCTCGGGCGGCAGCACGATGATGCCGTGCGTGCCGTCGTCGCCCATGCCCAGCTCGTCGCCGGAGCAGATCATGCCGTGCGAGGTGCGGCCGTAGGTCTTGCGCGAGGCGATCGCGAAGTCGCCGGGCAGGACCGCGCCGGGCAGCACCACGACGACCTTGTCGCCGACGGCGAAGTTCCGGGCGCCGCAGACGATCTCCTGCGGCTCACCGGTGCCGTTGGCGGAGCCGACGTCGACCGTGCAGAAGCGGATCGGCTTGCGGAAGCCCTCCAGCTCCTCAATGGTCAGCACCTGACCGACGACGAGCGGGCCCTTGAGGCCGCCGCCGAGCTGCTCGACGGTCTCGACTTCGAGGCCGGCGTCGACCAGCTTGGCCGCCACGTCACGGCCGGTTTCGCCCGCGGGGAGGTCGACGTACTCCCGCAGCCAGGAAAGCGGGACGCGCATCAGATCTCACTCCCGAACGGCCGGGTGAAGCGAACGTCACCCTCGACCATGTCTCGCATGTCTTCGACGTTGTGGCGGAACATCAGCATCCGTTCGATGCCGAACCCGAAGGCGAACCCGCTGTACTTCTCGGGGTCGACACCGCAGGCGACGAGCACCTTGGGGTTGACCATGCCGCAGCCGCCGAGCTCGATCCAGCCCTCGCTGGAGCAGGTACGGCACGGGCGGTCGGGGTTGCCCACCGACTCGCCGCGGCACACGTAGCACTGCATGTCCATCTCGGCGGACGGCTCGGTGAAGGGGAAGAAGTGCGGGCGCAGGCGCGTGGTGGTGCCCTCACCGAAGAGCTCCTGGACCATGTGGTCCATGGTGCCCTTGAGGTCCGCCATGGTCAGGCCCTCGTCCACGGCGAGCAGCTCGACCTGGTGGAAGACCGGGGTGTGCGTCGCGTCCAGCTCGTCGGTGCGGTACACGCGGCCCGGGCAGACGATGTAGACGGGGGGCTTGCGCTCCAGCAGCGAGCGCGCCTGCACCGGGGAGGTGTGGGTGCGCAGCACGACACCGGACTCGTCGCCCTGGGTGCCCTCGGGCCCCTGGACGAAGAAGGTGTCCTGCATCTGCCGCGCCGGGTGGTCGGGCGTGAAGTTGAGGGCGTCGAAGTTGAACCACTCCGCCTCCACCTCGGGGCCCTCGGCGACCTCGTACCCCATGGCCACGAAGATGTCCGCGATGCGGTCCATCAGCGTGGTCAGGGGGTGCCGGGCGCCCGCGGGGACGCGGTCGTAGGGCAGCGTGACGTCCACGGCCTCCTCGACCAGCACCCGCTCGTCGCGCTCGGCCTCCAGCGCGACCGTGCGGGCCCCGAAGGCCTTGTTCACGGCGCCACGGGCCTGGCCCACGCGCTTGCCCGCCTCGGCCTTGGCCTGCGGGGGCAGCGCGCCGATCTCGCGGTTGGCGAGCGCCAGGGGCGAGCGGTCGCCCATGTGCGCGGTCTTCGCCTCGCGCAGCGCGTCGAGGTCGCCGGCGGACGCGAAGGCGGCGAGCGCCTCGTCCCGCATGCGCTCGATCTCTTCCGGTTTCAGTGCCTCGACCTCGACAGGGTCGTACGACTTGTTCGGTGCCGACATCTCTTCCCGTACTTCCGATGGCTGGCTGGTTGGGTCCCCCGCGCGACGCGCAGGACGCGCTCGGCACAAGGACACAAAGGTGCCAAAGGACGAGTCTAAAGGTCGCCGGGGGTGAAGGAGCCCGTGGGCCGCCTGCCGAGACGCTCCGCAGGGCTACTGCGTGAGGTACGCGGGGGCGCTCACGGGCAGGATAAATCGGAACTCGGCGCCGCCGCCGGGGCCGCGGCCGACCGTGATGGTCCCGCCGTGCGCCTCCACGATGCCCTTGACGATGTACAGGCCCAGGCCGGTGCCGCCGCGCTTGCTCCCCCGCCAGAAGCGGGTGAAGACGCGGCCCATCGACTCCTCGGGGATCCCGGGGCCTTCGTCAGTCACGGTGACGGCGGTTCCCTTCTCATGCGGCGACACCCCGATGGTGACCGTTCCCTCGCCGTGGCGCACCGCATTTTCCAGGAGGTTGCCGAGGATCTGGTCGATCTTGTCCGGGTCGGCCCACAGATCGGGGAGCGGACGGCTGACGCTCACGAGGAACCGTTCGGGGGCCTGCCCGTTCGCGGTGAGCGCCTGCACGTGGCGGCCGACGGCGGTGGCGATGTCCACCGGCTGGCGGCGCACCTCCAGACGGCCGGAGTCGATGCGGGAGATGTCGAGCAGCTCGGCGATGAGGCGGGTGACGCGGTTGGCGTCGGCGTCGACGGTCTCCAGCATCAGCCGCTTCTGGTCGTCGGTGAACCGCTCCCACTTGGCGAGCAGGGTGGCCGTGAACCCCTTGACCGAGGTCAGCGGGGAGCGCAGCTCGTGGGCGACGGTGGCGATGAGCTCGGCGTGGCTGCGCTCGGTCCGGCGCCGGGCCTCGGTACCGCGCAGGGTGACCACGAGGCGGCGCAGCGGGCCGGTGGGGTGCGTGCGCACGTAGCTGGCGGAGACCAGCACCTCGCGGCCGCCGGGAAGCAGCAGGTTCCGCTCGGGCTGCCCGCGCCGGGTGGCGAGGCCCCCGTACGGATCGGTCAGCGCCCACCAGCGGCGGCCTTCGAGGTCCTCCAGCGGGAGCGCCCGCTCGATGCGCCTGCCGAGGGCCTGGGCGGGATCGGTCGCGGTCATCCGGGCCGCGGCCCGGTTGAAGCAGATGACGTGCCCGGTGGCGTCGGCGACGACGAGCCCGTCGGGCAGGCAGTCGGGGTCGATCCCGAAGGCGAGCCCCTCACCCGGGGCACCGGCGCCCAGGAGCGCCCCGCGGCCCGCGCCCTGCGGCGGTACGCCGCTCAGTGCCTCGGAGGCGCGTGCGGGGGGCACGGCGTCGTCCGCGGGCCCGCCCGTACGGGCGCAGGGGGCGCCCGGCGACGACGCCGGACCGGCCGTCGTGTCGGCCTCCGGCAAGCTGTTCGTACCGACGGTCATGTCCCCGTACCCCACATCTCCGAGTAGCGCAGTGGGCCCCCCGGGCCGCCACATTACTAGCTGGGGGTCACAGAGCGGCACCCTCCGGGCGCCCGCTGTGCACGCGCGGACGCGTAGAGGCACACGGCGGCGGCCGTCGCCAGGTTCAGGCTCTCCGCCTTTCCGTGGATCGGGACCCGTACGACGGCGTCCGCCAGGGCCCTGGTCTCCTCCGGGAGACCCCATGCCTCGTTGCCGAAGACCCAGGCGGAGGGCCCGCCCATGGTGCCGGCGTCGAGCTCGGCGTCGAGGTCGTCCTCACCGGCGCCGTCGGCCGCCAGGATGCGCACGCCGGCCGCCCGGAGCCCTTCGACGGCCTCCTCGACCGGAACGCCGACGGCGACCGGGAGGTGGAACAGGGAGCCGACGGAGGCCCGTACCGACTTCGGGTTGTACAGGTCCACGGAGGCGTCGGTCAGCACCACCGCGTCGGCGCCCGCGGCGTCCGCGCAGCGCAGCACCGTACCGGCGTTGCCGGGGTCGCGGACGTGCGCGAGGACGGCGACGAGCCTCGGCCGGGCCCGCAGGACCTCCTCGAACGGGGAGTCCAGGAAGTGGCAGACACCGACCAGGCCCTGGGGGGTGACGGTCTGCGAGACCTCGGCGAGGACCTCGTCGGAGGCGTAGTGCACGCGGGCGCCCGCGTCCAGGGCGGCCTCGACGATCCCGGAGTAGCGCTCGGCGGCCTCGACGGTGGCGAACAGCTCGATCAGGGTCGACGCGCCCGTGGGACCGCGGTGCTCCACGGCCTCGCGGACGGCCTGGGGGCCCTCGGCGATGAAGCGGCGCTCCTTGGTGCGGAAGTTGCGCCGCGCCAGGCGTCTGGCGGCGGCCACCCGCGGGGATCGGGGGGAGATCAGCTCGTCGGGGTGACCCATGGTGTGTGCGGTTCTCTCTCGGGGTTCCGGGCTCGGGGTTCCGGGCGGGACGGGAACGGGACGGCGGCGGCAGCGCGGCGGGCCGCTCGGGGCGGCTCGGCCCGGCGCGGCGCGGCGCGGAAAGCACACGGACCCGCAGGCGAATGCCTGCGGGTCCGTGGGGGCCGGCCCTGGGTGAGCTGGGCCGGCTAGCCCTTAGGCAGCGGCCTTGGGGGCGTTGACGTCGGCCGGAAGCGCCTTCTGCGCGACCTCGACGAGCGCGGCGAACGCGTTGGCGTCGTTGACGGCCAGCTCCGCGAGGATCTTGCGGTCCACCTCGATGTTGGCGGCCTTCAGACCCTGGATGAGGCGGTTGTACGTCATGCCGTTCTGGCGGGCAGCGGCGTTGATGCGCTGGATCCACAGCTGACGGAAGTCGCCCTTGCGCTTCTTGCGGTCGTTGAAGTTGTAGACCAGCGAGTGGGTGACCTGCTCCTTGGCCTTGCGGTACAGGCGCGAACGCTGACCGCGGTAGCCGGAGGCCGCCTCGAGGATCGCCCGGCGCTTCTTGTGGGCGTTTACTGCCCGCTTGACGCGTGCCACTTTTTAACTCCTTGTAGCGGGGCCGTGGTTGTCTTCACACGGCCCGAAATTCGATGGGGTCCCGGTCTCGACGTGCGTCCGCTCCCGGCAGGGGGAGCGGAGACGTCAGATGCCGAGAAGCTTCTTGATCTTCGCGGCGTCGCCGGGGGCCATCTCCGCGTTGCCGGTGAGGCGGCGGGTGACACGGGACGACTTGTGCTCGAGCAGGTGGCGCTTGCCGGCGCGCTCACGGAGCACCTTGCCGGAGCCGGTGACCTTGAAGCGCTTCTTGGTACCGCTGTGCGTCTTGTTCTTCGGCATGGCGCCGTTATCTCCTCGTCGGTGGCGCTCCCACCGGTCCGGTACGGGACCGGCTTACGGGAGCGTCATGTTGTGTCGGGTGATCCGGGACGGAGTGTCCTGGAATCAGGCCTCGGCGTTCGCCTCGTCGGCCGGAGCCTGTTCGGCAGCGGCCTCGGTGGCCTCGGCGGAGGCGACCTCGGTGGTGTCATCGGCCTCGACGGCGGCAGCCTCGGAAGGAGCCTCGTCTTCGGTGTGGGCGACACCCTGGCGCTCCGCCTTGCGGGCGGCCTGCGCCTCGCGGGCTTCGGCCATCGCCTCGGTCTTCTTCTTGTGCGGACCGAGGACCATGATCATGTTTCGGCCGTCCTGCTTCGGGTTCGACTCGATGAACCCGAGGTCCTCGACGTCCGAAGCGAGACGCTGCAGCAGTCGGTAGCCGAGTTCCGGCCGGGACTGCTCGCGACCACGGAACATGATCGTGATCTTGACCTTGTCGCCCTGCTTGAGGAACCGAACGACGTGACCCTTCTTGGTGTCATAGTCGTGCGGGTCGATCTTCGGCCGGAGCTTCATTTCCTTGATGACCGTGTGCGCCTGGTTCTTGCGCGCCTCACGGGCCTTCATGGCCGACTCGTACTTGAACTTGCCGTAGTCCATGAGCTTGCAGACCGGCGGGCGTGCGGACGCCGCGACCTCGACCAGGTCGAGGTCGTACTCCTGCGCGAGCTCAAGCGCCTTGGCAAGCGGCACGATGCCGACCTGCTCGCCGCTGGGACCGACAAGCCGTACCTCGGGAACGCGAATCCGGTCGTTGATGCGGGGCTCGGTGCTGATGGATCCTCCTCGGTAGCACCACACGGCTGCCTGGCAGACAGCCGCTGACGTGTATTTCCGTCAGACCGACCGCAGCGGGAGAATCAAAAAAGCCCCGCCGGGCACAGGCAGGGGCTCCAAAACAACCGGAACACCGCCGCGTGCGAACCGCGGGGCGTAAACTCGGGCAGCTTTCCATCGTCCGTACGGAACGATGGATGCCGCCTGACCGGTGACCCGCCGCCCCGGAGGGCAGTCAGGTGGGAGAACGGAGCCTCCACTTGTGGGCCGGGCACAGAAGTGTCCGGCCGGTCGAAGTACATACTAGCACCCGCG encodes:
- a CDS encoding ATP-binding protein; this translates as MTVGTNSLPEADTTAGPASSPGAPCARTGGPADDAVPPARASEALSGVPPQGAGRGALLGAGAPGEGLAFGIDPDCLPDGLVVADATGHVICFNRAAARMTATDPAQALGRRIERALPLEDLEGRRWWALTDPYGGLATRRGQPERNLLLPGGREVLVSASYVRTHPTGPLRRLVVTLRGTEARRRTERSHAELIATVAHELRSPLTSVKGFTATLLAKWERFTDDQKRLMLETVDADANRVTRLIAELLDISRIDSGRLEVRRQPVDIATAVGRHVQALTANGQAPERFLVSVSRPLPDLWADPDKIDQILGNLLENAVRHGEGTVTIGVSPHEKGTAVTVTDEGPGIPEESMGRVFTRFWRGSKRGGTGLGLYIVKGIVEAHGGTITVGRGPGGGAEFRFILPVSAPAYLTQ
- the infC gene encoding translation initiation factor IF-3, encoding MWCYRGGSISTEPRINDRIRVPEVRLVGPSGEQVGIVPLAKALELAQEYDLDLVEVAASARPPVCKLMDYGKFKYESAMKAREARKNQAHTVIKEMKLRPKIDPHDYDTKKGHVVRFLKQGDKVKITIMFRGREQSRPELGYRLLQRLASDVEDLGFIESNPKQDGRNMIMVLGPHKKKTEAMAEAREAQAARKAERQGVAHTEDEAPSEAAAVEADDTTEVASAEATEAAAEQAPADEANAEA
- a CDS encoding transcriptional regulator, whose product is MQPNVLLDALLAEAGMSHAGLAAYVNQAGRTRGLALRYEHTAVTRWLKGQRPRGQVPDLICEVLGGRLRRPLGLDDIGLGAADRPVPLHASPLSGFVDRAAALWRSDVQARPQLLAAEAVTGTPAVIPVWEWENPPEDADVSREGPHPIGPEHIEILKSARAHYELMYRRAGGLATRDRIVRFLGNETAPMLRGSYSDDLGRRLHRATGSLVAVAGICAYDSDAHGLAQRYFHQALRLAKASGDRGLGAYVIALIVNQSLHLREYRQAVAFAEAALRAAGRHTTPALAADLYAMQAKAYAQLGDTRAALACIRKAEAAAERITPGSEPDETGYVQPGLVNVQVAEALLSLGDLEAARVQATAAVGTPAHDRGRVHRLAMLCEIQLRQGEADRAAASAAEMAERAKGMESLRLRDRLRAVREQLLTSGCTGAEETARLIDGALRVPL
- a CDS encoding TrmH family RNA methyltransferase, coding for MGHPDELISPRSPRVAAARRLARRNFRTKERRFIAEGPQAVREAVEHRGPTGASTLIELFATVEAAERYSGIVEAALDAGARVHYASDEVLAEVSQTVTPQGLVGVCHFLDSPFEEVLRARPRLVAVLAHVRDPGNAGTVLRCADAAGADAVVLTDASVDLYNPKSVRASVGSLFHLPVAVGVPVEEAVEGLRAAGVRILAADGAGEDDLDAELDAGTMGGPSAWVFGNEAWGLPEETRALADAVVRVPIHGKAESLNLATAAAVCLYASARAQRAPGGCRSVTPS
- a CDS encoding NUDIX hydrolase, producing the protein MQWTNLSEQTVYKNRWFDVNLADVELPDGRHLDHFVIRLRPVAVATAVNGADEVLLLWRHRFITDSWGWELPAGVVEDGEDIACAAAREMEEESGWRPGPLHHLMTVEPSNGLTDARHHLYWADGATYVGHPEDDFESSRREWVPLKLVPDMIARGEIPAANMAAGLLLLHHLRLGRP
- the pheT gene encoding phenylalanine--tRNA ligase subunit beta; its protein translation is MRVPLSWLREYVDLPAGETGRDVAAKLVDAGLEVETVEQLGGGLKGPLVVGQVLTIEELEGFRKPIRFCTVDVGSANGTGEPQEIVCGARNFAVGDKVVVVLPGAVLPGDFAIASRKTYGRTSHGMICSGDELGMGDDGTHGIIVLPPEHEVGTDAIELLQLVDEVLDIDITPDRGYCMSMRGVAREAATAYGLPLRDPALLDVPAPNSYGYPVKVDDPAGCDRFTARTVTGLDPDARSPIWLSRRLQKAGMRPISLAVDITNYVMLELGQPLHAYDRSSIEGTIGVRRAEQGEKFTTLDGVKRTLDAEDLVITDNSGPIGLAGVMGGANTEIADSVTDPETGQVTGTTDVVIEAAHFDSVAISRTARRLKLSSEASKRFERGVDPQAAAAAAQRTVDLLVLLAGGTAEAGVTEVIAPGAPRTIAMPADHPDRVAGMEYGRETVVRRLQEIGCDVYGQDELVVTVPSWRPDLAAPNDLAEEVIRLEGYGNLPSTLPQVPSGRGLTARQQLHRRVGRALAGAGYVEALSYPFIGEGVFDQLQLPAHDVARQVVKLVNPISDEEPALRTTLLPGLLGALRRNDSRGSHDLALFETGSVFRAAAQPGVAVRLPVDRRPTDEEIATLNAALPAQPRYAAVVLAGAREQAGWWGKGRPAGWADAVQAARALAAEAGTELVVRQGQYGPWHPGRCAELVVTLDGVEQVIGHAGELHPRVVKAMGLPARTSAMELDLDRLAAAGGEALRAPRISSFPVATQDVALIVDASVPASSVEAALRKGAGELLESLRLFDVFTGEQVGEGKKSLAYALRFRAADRTLTAEESTAARDAAVALAGERTGAVLRGA
- the rpmI gene encoding 50S ribosomal protein L35, encoding MPKNKTHSGTKKRFKVTGSGKVLRERAGKRHLLEHKSSRVTRRLTGNAEMAPGDAAKIKKLLGI
- the pheS gene encoding phenylalanine--tRNA ligase subunit alpha, giving the protein MSAPNKSYDPVEVEALKPEEIERMRDEALAAFASAGDLDALREAKTAHMGDRSPLALANREIGALPPQAKAEAGKRVGQARGAVNKAFGARTVALEAERDERVLVEEAVDVTLPYDRVPAGARHPLTTLMDRIADIFVAMGYEVAEGPEVEAEWFNFDALNFTPDHPARQMQDTFFVQGPEGTQGDESGVVLRTHTSPVQARSLLERKPPVYIVCPGRVYRTDELDATHTPVFHQVELLAVDEGLTMADLKGTMDHMVQELFGEGTTTRLRPHFFPFTEPSAEMDMQCYVCRGESVGNPDRPCRTCSSEGWIELGGCGMVNPKVLVACGVDPEKYSGFAFGFGIERMLMFRHNVEDMRDMVEGDVRFTRPFGSEI
- the rplT gene encoding 50S ribosomal protein L20, translated to MARVKRAVNAHKKRRAILEAASGYRGQRSRLYRKAKEQVTHSLVYNFNDRKKRKGDFRQLWIQRINAAARQNGMTYNRLIQGLKAANIEVDRKILAELAVNDANAFAALVEVAQKALPADVNAPKAAA
- a CDS encoding 3-hydroxybutyryl-CoA dehydrogenase, encoding MSCERHEVTDLPSDITRVGVVGCGQMGAGIAEVCARSGLEVKVAETTGEALEIGRTRLHNSLTKAAERGKITEEERDATLARLTFTTDLGEFADRDLVIEAVVENEQVKTEIFQILDQVITRPDAILASNTSSIPLVKLAVATSRPDQVIGIHFFNPAPVQKLVELIPALTTGEETVKRAEALVRDVLGKHAVRAQDRSGFVVNALLVPYLLSAIRMFESGIASREDIDNGMELGCAHPMGPLKLSDLIGLDTIASIADSMYAEYKEPLYAAPPLLQRMVDAGRLGRKTGAGFYPYG